In Methylotenera mobilis JLW8, the following are encoded in one genomic region:
- a CDS encoding sulfite exporter TauE/SafE family protein, producing MIFFSIFIAALLAFSISVICGGGAGLLLIPILGYALPASQIPAALSIGTSVNSVTKLSLFYSKINWHIVRLFLPAALPGVALGAWLLSYLDPTYVELCMAIFLVSNLPYLFRKETVANAKPNYSNQFLRAIGLLAGFISGLTGAVGVLFNGVYLRYGLVKTEIVATRAANEILLHIIKLFLYAYLCLFTLKVLEIGLIVAAAAVLATYLMKFILPRISTARFSKFGYGAMVVSGALLFNSAILRVQEMHNPSIHVMRMAKGYDASFSWNDLLYSVEFKYSEGFELERIIPVSSLTLAKQTLVQAHKGDASKIVIEKVYSIKKISYEAYYYDANDQLLNKIKFN from the coding sequence ATGATTTTTTTCTCCATTTTTATTGCCGCTCTATTGGCATTTTCTATTAGTGTGATTTGTGGCGGTGGTGCAGGCTTATTGCTTATCCCCATCTTAGGTTACGCTTTGCCGGCATCGCAAATACCGGCCGCATTATCTATCGGCACCTCGGTAAACTCGGTGACCAAACTTTCCTTGTTCTACTCAAAAATAAACTGGCATATCGTTAGACTTTTTTTACCGGCGGCACTGCCAGGTGTGGCGTTAGGCGCTTGGCTGTTAAGCTATTTAGACCCAACTTACGTTGAGCTATGCATGGCAATATTTTTAGTTTCCAACTTGCCTTATTTGTTTAGAAAAGAAACTGTGGCTAATGCAAAACCCAATTATTCCAATCAGTTTTTACGTGCCATTGGCTTGTTGGCTGGGTTTATTTCTGGGCTAACTGGCGCAGTGGGCGTGTTATTTAATGGCGTATATTTACGCTATGGCTTAGTTAAAACTGAAATCGTTGCCACCCGCGCCGCTAATGAAATTTTGCTACATATCATCAAGCTCTTTTTATATGCTTACCTATGCTTATTTACGCTTAAAGTGTTAGAAATTGGCCTGATCGTCGCGGCAGCTGCCGTGCTTGCAACTTATCTAATGAAATTTATTCTGCCCAGAATATCCACTGCTAGGTTCAGTAAGTTTGGCTACGGCGCAATGGTGGTATCAGGTGCGCTACTGTTTAACAGTGCAATTTTACGCGTGCAAGAAATGCATAACCCAAGCATACACGTCATGCGTATGGCAAAAGGTTATGACGCATCATTCAGTTGGAATGATTTACTGTACAGCGTTGAGTTTAAGTATAGCGAAGGCTTTGAACTTGAACGTATTATCCCAGTGAGCTCATTAACACTCGCCAAGCAAACCTTGGTACAGGCTCACAAAGGCGATGCGTCTAAAATCGTGATTGAAAAGGTATATTCGATCAAAAAAATTTCTTATGAGGCTTATTACTACGATGCCAACGACCAACTGCTGAACAAAATTAAATTTAATTGA